Below is a genomic region from Alphaproteobacteria bacterium.
ATTTTTTTCTGCTAGAGCAAGAAAATTATGGCATAAAAAAAATGCTAATTGCTGATATGGATTCCACAATTATTGCCAATGAATGTATTGATGAAATTGCAAAATATGTCGGTAAATATCAAGAAGTCGCACAAATTACCGAGCAAGCTATGGCGGGCAAAATTAAGTTTGATCAATCCTTATTAGCACGAGTTTCAGCGTTAAAAGCAGTGACTAAAGAACAATTAGCTGAAATATATACAAAAAAAATCATCCTAAATCAAGGTGCCATAACTGTTGGCAAAACTATGGCAAAATATAATTGCCATACTGTGCTTGCCTCGGGTGGTTTTACTTTTTTTACCAGCAAAATTAAAGAAAAAATTCATTTTAAAGCAGATTATGCCAATAAATTAAAATTTATCGGAGATGAGTTAAGTGGTTATGTAGATTTACCCGTGTTTGGTAGTGACAGTAAATTAGAAATTTTACTAAAATTAGCTAAAGAACTAAACTTATCCACTAATGACATAATTGCGGTTGGAGATGGTGCGAATGATTTACCTATGCTTTCTGCACTTGATTCAGCTATTGCCTATAAAGCAAAATGGGTGGTAAAAGCAGAAATTTTAAATCAAATTAATCATACTGATTTAACCTCACTTTTATATGTGCAAGGTATAGCAAAAGAACAGTTCGAACTTGCTTAATTCCAAATCGTTATTATATTATAGAATGTCTAATTTAAATGGTGCTAAATGAATAAAAATACAAAAAATCTGATAATCTGGTTAGCAATTTTTGGTGTACTTATTATTGTCTCTAATAATTTAAGTGGAAATAGACAAAATCAACAATTAATTGATTTTTCTGACTTTCTCTTAAGTGCTAGATCTGGTGGCATAATTTCTGTGGAAATTAAAGATAATAATGTTATCTCGGGACTTACTAAAAACGGCACTAATTTTACAACTAACGCGCCAAATTACCCAGATTTAGTCAAAGAATTAGATAATGCAGGGGTTAGAATAAAAGTTAAAGCTGGAGATAATATGAAAACTAGCCTAATCGCAGCTTTAATTTCATGGCTGCCTTTTATTTTGATTATTGCTGTTTGGGTTTATTTTCTAAAGAAAATGGGTAAAGGAAATAATAACCCCCTTAGCTTTGGACGCTCAAAAGCTAAAATGTACATGAGTAAAGATACCAAAATCACCTTTAAAGATGTAGCTGGTGTCGATGAAGCAAAAGATGAAATTATGGAGCTTGTGGATTTTTTAAGAGCGCCAGATAAATTTAAAAAACTAGGTGGTAAAATTCCTAAAGGATGTTTGTTGGTTGGTAATCCAGGTACAGGTAAAACTTTACTTGCTAAAGCCATAGCTGGTGAAGCGCAAGTGCCATTTTTTAGTATCTCAGGTTCTGATTTTGTTGAAATGTTTGTAGGTGTTGGTGCAAGTAGAGTAAGAGACTTGTTTGAACAAGCTAAAAAAAATGCGCCAGCAATTATCTTTATTGATGAAATAGATGCGGTAGGTAGACATAGAGGAGCAGGAGTTGGAGGTGGTAATGATGAAAGAGAGCAAACTTTGAATCAATTATTAGTCGAAATGGATGGTTTTCAAGAAAATGAAGGAGTAATTATTATCGCTGCAACTAATCGCCCAGATGTACTTGATAAAGCATTACTTAGACCTGGTAGATTTGATCGTCAAATTACAGTGCCAAATCCAGATATAAAAGGTAGAAAAAAGATACTTAAAGTACATGCTAAAGCAGTAGCAATTGCACCTGATGTTGATTTAGAAACTATCGCTAAAGGAACGCCAGGCTTTGCCGGTGCCGAATTGCAAAATTTAGTTAATGAAGCAGCCCTACATGCAGCGCGCCATAATAAAAAAATGGTTACAATGAAAGATTTTGAATATGCGAAAGACCGAATTTTAATGGGTAGTGAAAGAAGATCTATGGTGATGCGTGATGAAGAAAAAAAGCTTACAGCTTTCCACGAAGCAGGCCATGCAATAGTTACAGTCTTTTCAGCAGCTTCAGACCCTATACATAAAGCTACAATTATGCCACGCGGTTCAGCTCTTGGTATGGTAATGCGCTTACCAGAAAATGATAAATTATCTATGACCACAGAAGCATTAAAGGCAGATATCGCCGTTGCTATGGGGGGTAGAGTTGCGGAAGAAATAGTTTTTGGTAAAGATAAAATTACTTCAGGAGCCTCATCAGACATACAGCAAGCAACTAAATTATCCAAAATGATGGTGCTTAAATGGGGTATGTCAGAAGCAATAGGGCCAGTTTTACATGAAATGAATCAAGAAGATTTTATCTCTAATGACAAAGCAAATTTAATTGATGAAGAAATTAAAAAATTAGTAGAAGAAGGTTATGCAACTGCTACTAAATTAATTAAAAAACACCTTAAAAAGCTTAATTTATTAGCAGAAGCTTTAATTGAATATGAAACATTATCGGGCGAAGAAATAAAACTAATTGTAGCTGGCAAGAAAATTAGAACAGCAAAAAAAGAAAGTAGCAAAAAAACAAATACTAAAAAAACCAGTTTAAATATAACCGAAGGTACAGCATAAATTTATGAACACTTTAAATAAACAAGAAATAAATGATCTAAAAACAAAGATCTTAGAAAATTTAGATGAAAGCAAAGCTAAAGATGTTTTAGCAATTGATCTAGATGGAAAAAGTGATTTATGCAGCTATATGATTATTGCGTCAGGTACTTCTGACCGGCATGTAATGTCTATAGCAGAAAAATTAATTTTAGAGTTAAAACAAAAAAATAACGAAGTGCCATATAGTGCAGAAGGTGTAACCGAAGGAAAATGGGCTTTGATAGATACATCTGCAATTGCCGTACATGTATTTCATCCTGAAGTTAGAGAATATTACGATTTAGAATCTTTGTGGTATAAACCAAACTCGCGTAATAAATTAGATAATTAAGTTTAGTTCATAGTGACAAAATAATTAAACTAGAAGTGAATTTGCCTAACATTTTGGCTGTAAATATAGATAGTTTTTTAGATAATTTGTAAAATAATTGGAGCTATATAAAGTGAACTAATATGCGGCAAAATGCTAAACTAATGCTGCTGCTTTGCATGTATTTTATCTTGAAGTTAATAAAAGATATTTAAGCTCAAAAGATCTAATTGCTTAGCTAATAATAATTTTGCGGTTTAATAAGTTTAATGAACCTTACTGTCTTTTTAATCAAATCTTAGTACTAAATATTTAGAAAAAATAGATAGTTAATTAACTTAATATTTACACTTTCCAAAAAATCATACTAGCAAACCAACCAGCAAAAATTGCAGCTAGCACGCATATAATACCATATAATAGCGAGCTTTCATGAGCCATATTATAAATAAATGCTTCAAAACCTGTTTTCTTCACTTCGATTGGAATAGTTTGCATACCTGTAATTTTATGGTCATTTATTAGGTAAATCTCAACATTATAAATGCCGTAAGGTATTTTTTTGGGAAAAGTTAAGTTAGTTTTAAATAAAGTGTCGCCCATAAAAGATATGTTATCTGGAGCTTTTTTATATAATTTATTGCTAATTCGTTCTTCTAAAATTGCACCTTTAAAATTAGATAACTCCTCTAAATGAGCTTCTCCACTATAATTTAAAGCAAGATTTTCAATACCAATATTTAAGTTTTTAAAGAGTAATTCATTATTGATGTTGCTAAGTGGAAAACTTGTATAATAATCATAAAAGCTATTTACATCATAAAACTTCATTTGCTTCTTATTTAACCAGATACCAGCAAATTTCTCTTTTTTTCGCACAATGAAGTTTTTTTTAGGGCCCCGCACAATTACTAAAATGTCACCAGCTAAATTTCTTGCGCCAAATAAGAAAATCTTCTGCCCCTGAAAACTAGTATCTATTAATATTTGATTTTGACTTAAATCAGAATCAATCGGCTTAGCGTTAATGGCAGGAGCAAGATAAAAATATATAAGGATAAGCGCAATAATTTTTTTCATCCTAAAAAACTATCACCTCAAAAGGATTAGTAGGTTCAACTAAAAAGCCATAAGTTAATCTAAATACTACAGCCAAAACCATGAAAGCAAGCAATACCCTTAATTTGTCTGCCGGGAAATAAACTCCTAACCTAGTACCAAATTGAGCGCCAACCACAGAGCTTGCAAGTAAAATTCCTGCTAAAATAATATCGACAGAATTAGTGGTAATAGCATGTAAAATAGTTACATTAGAAGTAATAAATATCACCTGGAATAAAGAAGTTCCAACTACGATAGAAGTAGGCATACCAATAATATAAATCATGGCAGGTATCATAATAAAGCCACCCCCAATACCCATAATAGACACTAACATACCAGCTAAAATGCTCACAGTAATTGGGATTATAAGGCTTATTTCTAATTTTGATCGCGGAAACTTTACCTTAAAAGGTAAGCTGGCAAATAACTTGTCTTTACGCGAGAAATCTTTTTTTACAGCTTTAATATTTAAAACAGACCGCACACTCTCAACTCCCATAGAAAGACCAATGGAGCCAAGAATAATAATGTAAGATAAAGAAATTACTAAATCAATTTGGCCAAAACTTTTTAGCCATTTAAAAATCATGATGCCCAAAGATGAACCAATAAAACCTCCTATTATTAAAATATAACCCATCTTGAAGTCAACATTTCTGCGGCGTGCATGCGTGATAAAGCCAGAAAATGAAGAGGCGATAATTTGATTGGCGGAAGAAGCTACAGATACGGTAGGAGGAACACCCATGAAAATTAATAAAGGAGTCATGATAAAACCACCACCAATACCAAATAAACCAGATAAAATACCCGCCCCAAATCCTGCCATTAAAAGCAATAAGATATTTATGGGCATTTCTGCTATTGGTAAATAAATCTCCATGATATCAATTATTTTAAGCTTTTAAAATAGCTGCTAATTTATAATTTAAAAGCTTAATTCTGTGCTAAAAGATAAAATTCTTGGGGAATTATTAGCAAAATAAGAATTTCGATCAGTATTTATTTGTAAATAATTTACTTTTAATTTTACATTTTTTAAAATTTGATAATTTAAAGAAAGAGCATCACTCTCATATTTTCCATAAAGATATGCTCTTTTATTTAAATTAAGAAATGATTTGCGATAGGCTATGTTCAAGCTATTAACTAAATTTTTAGTTTTGTATGTTTTAGCGGTTATATCATAAGCAAAATTATCACCAAATATACTATATGCTGCTAAAAAATAATAACCATAAAAGCTTATATCTTGAGCATTAGATATAGCTAAATCATTATGTACATATTCAAATATAAATAATGTTTTAGGGCTAATAAAGGCAAGCTCTAAAGCTCGGTTGCGCTGATTATCTATAGCAATGTTATCCATAATTAAATCAGCACTATCCGATGCACTTATTTCACTAATTTGATAAGCTTTAGTTTCAATGTTTTGTTCACTATAAGAACCGGCAAAATGTAGTGTAAATTGCTGTTGATCAACAAAATCTATGTTTTTTGCCAAGCGTAAAATTTTGCTTTTAAAATCATTTAAAATTACTTTATCATTAATATCTGCGGAAAATATAGCAGTAGATATTAGAAAATTCTTTAAGCTGAAATTATAATTTAAACCAAAATTTCTGCCTAGAAGGAAATTATTAACAGCAGGAGAGGTAAGAAAGTGATAATCTGTAAGTGAAGCCGCTTCTATAATAGAGTTTGGTGCGGTGAATTGACCAATCTTTAAGCTTTGTTGATCAAAAAAAAGATTAATATAAGCATCCTTAAGCTTAGTTTTTTTTGCACCAAAATCTAATTGTAATTTAAAAGCTGCGTTAATTTTTGTGGTTAAAGCTAAATCACTTTTTTTGTAACTTATTCTAGCATAAGGAACATTACTATTATTGCTCCTATCTTGCTGGTCATTTGCGATATAGTTTTTATTAAATAAAGCGTAAAAACTAAGATTATCTTTTAAACTATTTGGTTTAACTATATTCGTGGCAGATGCATTACTAGCAAATATCACTAAAAATATGTAGAAAAATCTTAAAAACATCGTAAGTGCAAGAATATATTTGGTTATATTCTTATTTTAACACAAAAATATATTTTTGTAAAAGATATAGTTACATAGAGCCTAAAAATAAAATATAAAGATTAGCAAAAGAGCCACAGATTATGCTAAAAAAAGTTAGATACATGCCTAATTTGCGTGGTAGCATTTTTATAGGCTCCTTGTTTAAGCTGTAAGCATGCAAAGACCGGCCAATTAATAAAGAGGCACCAGCTAGGTGAATAAATAAATAACCAGCCCCATTATTTTCAGCTAAAAAAATTAAAATTAAAGCAAATGGGACATATTCATTAAAATTAGCGTGAGCTCTAATTTTTAAAATTAAATGCTGATCTTGCTTATCGGAATTAATATCTATGTTCTCTTTCTTTCTTAGTTTTATTACCGCAAAAGATAGTTTTATATAAATTATGCCTAAAATTGCCGCGTAACAACTTGTCCAAAACATTATGTTCCTACCAATATCTTTAGTTAATCAACTTAATTAATATCTTACCTTATATTTTAATTACTTTCAAATAGATTAATTTAAGTGATATATTGCCACTTTATTTACTTGGTGCAAATTATGAATATTTTAGCTAAATTTTGCGCATAAGCTAGTATTATTCGTAGTAATATAGGAGAGTCTTCTATAGTTAGAATTAATTAACTCTATAGCTTTAAATTATGCCTATAATCGTTTATTTACCTTATATAAGCATAATGGCAAACAAATATATGCTGTTAATTATAATTAAATTAACAAAAATAAATAGAGCAATTTTAAGTAGTAAAAATATTTATTAGTAATAATGGAATTTTTCATTGAAGTAATTGTAAATGGCCTTAGAGCAAAAGATATTGTTGCAAGCTATGAGCTCGTTATGTAACAAATTACAGAGCCGCAAAATTAGAGTTATTTTGCATAAATTTGCAATTATTTACTTAGAAATTAACTCTAAGCGATATGTAACTGGGAATTTATGATGTAATATATTTTCCTTAGGTGAATTTTAGCAATTATAATGTTGCTGATAAAACTAAATAAAATATTTATTGTTTATTTGTGCTTAGATTTATATGCTTGTAAGGCATTTTATGAATTTAACTATAATTTAAATTTAATTATGCCGCTGTAGCTCAGTGGTAGAGCACCACATTGGTAATGTGGGGGTCGGAAGTTCAATTCTTCTCGGCGGCACCATTATTTTTGCGTGCTTTTCTTTTTTTGGATTTTTGCAGTAGCAGAATCCTTCCCTTCTTCTTTTAGCTCTTTTTTAAAGGATTTGATACCTTTAGCAAAATCAGTCATAATTTTAGAGACTCTTCCGCCACCAAATAAAATGATTACGATTAGTAAAATTATTAATAATTGCCAGATTCCTAAACTCATTTGCTACCTTTTTTCTTATTCTATATAAAAAACTGTTTTTTTGACAAGTAAATAATCAGTTTTATTCATTTTTATCAAGTTTTTTGCTATTACTAGTACCAATTTTAGTTTGAGCTTCATTAGCTGAAAAAATTGATTTAGTAGCGTTGCTCCAATTTGGTTTTTTATTTAGATGAATTTTTTTTTCCTTACGCGCAAAGTTTCCTAAAGCTGCATCAAACTTAATGTTTTTACTTAAAATATTAATATGGTCTCTTACACTTGCTTTTAATGATTCATTAAAAACCTGTTCAATCCATTTTGTGGTGTTAACAAAAATGCTAGTAATTTCATTGTATCTAAAGTGAAAATCACTACTATAGCCACCTATTTCTTTGCTTCTTGCTAATAATTCAAAATATCTAGCTAGCAATTCTGAGGCATGCTGTGCTTTGTCATATAATTCTAACTCTTTAAATAAAATTTGCCGAATAGCATTTTGAATTAAGACATGTCCTGATTGCACATATTGCATATCTAAATTTATAGCAGTGCTAAAATCTTTATTTATATCTAATTTACTTTCTTTTTCTAATGCATGCGCTATTTCATGTGCTAAAATATGTATATCTAAGGTTTGAATTTTAATTACATGATTTAACTCTTTAGTGAAAACTTTAAAAATTTTATTAAATTTACTTTTATTGCTGCTAATGCAACAGCCATGAAGCCTTTCTGCGCTGTTTTTTTGCTCCATGACAAATTCTACATTACCTATCTCTGCTTTAGTTAAAATGGCGTCTAAGCCTATTTTAAATAGGGGTATTTTATAAAGCTCTTTAAATTGACCAATAAAATTTGCAGTTTTTTGTGGGTCATCAAATTTAGCAGAGTTTAATAAAATTTTATCTATGCTTGTCATTATGCGCTTAATATATTAAATTATTAGTAACATATTTTTTAAAAAAATAAATTAATTATGTATTTATTAATCGATAATTATGACAGCTTTACTTATAATGTGGTTCATTATCTCAATGAGATAGGTGCAGAGACCGTAATTTACAGAAATGATAAAATTTCATTAAACGAAATAAGTAATTTAAAACCACAAGGGATCTTTATCTCACCCGGACCTGCAACACCTAATGAGGCTGGTATTTGTCTTGATTTAATCGCTGAGTTTAAGAATAAAATACCTATATTTGGGATATGTTTAGGACATCAAGCTATAGCGCAAGTTTTTGGTGGTAAAGTGATTAAGGCTAATATACCCATGCATGGTAAAATTTCTAAAATTCAGCATAAAAATCAAGGTGTATTCAAAGATTTACCCAATGATTTTGCCGCAACTAGATATCATTCCTTAATAGTTGAGCGGGCAACTTTACCAACAGAATTAGTGATTACAGCTGAAACTGAAGACGGAACTATAATGGGCTTAAAACATCAAGATATGCCGATAGAATCAGTGCAGTTTCATCCAGAAAGTATTGGTACGGAGCATGGCAAAAAACTTTTGCAAAATTTTATCGAAATTTATAATTAAGTAAAAACAAATAACATGGAAATTATAGCAATAAATATTGGTAATAGATCTTATAAAATTTCTTGTGCGGCTGGTGAAGAAAATAAAATTAATAAATTAGCAGCAAAATTAAATCAGCGTTATAAAAAGCTTGAAACTAATCTGGGTAATAAAGCATCGGCAGATATGATTCTAGTAATAATTGGCTTAATGTTAGAAGATGAAGTTGCAACTAATAATTTGGCAGATACTAAAGAGCTTAAAAATGAGAATAAAAGCAAAATAAAAGATATTTCTACTCGTATTGATGGCATCATAGAAAATTTGACCGATTTGCAATAAGTTATTGAAATTATACTTAAAAAAATATACAATATTATTAACTGCTTGGTTCGATTAAGGCTTTCAGCACTTCGGATCGATATTACTCTTTAGGGAGTGGTCACTGGGATTTGCCGTGGCATTTTTCACACTGCGCCCACCTTGACAAAAAAGGGTCTAAGTAGCAAGCCAACGGCCAAGCGGTTATAAAATTTAAAATGAAAAATAAAGCAGAACAAAGAGCATATTACCGTTTAGTTAGAGCAAAGTTAGCAGCAGAAAAAAAACTGCAATATGATCAAGCTATTAGAAATAA
It encodes:
- the serB gene encoding phosphoserine phosphatase SerB produces the protein MKYYLIIVAKQASKALSNSVLADFNKQLEIRNILVNHVKELAPNEAYEFLIENVNDKNILLNEIKITYADCEFDFFLLEQENYGIKKMLIADMDSTIIANECIDEIAKYVGKYQEVAQITEQAMAGKIKFDQSLLARVSALKAVTKEQLAEIYTKKIILNQGAITVGKTMAKYNCHTVLASGGFTFFTSKIKEKIHFKADYANKLKFIGDELSGYVDLPVFGSDSKLEILLKLAKELNLSTNDIIAVGDGANDLPMLSALDSAIAYKAKWVVKAEILNQINHTDLTSLLYVQGIAKEQFELA
- a CDS encoding ATP-dependent metallopeptidase FtsH/Yme1/Tma family protein — protein: MNKNTKNLIIWLAIFGVLIIVSNNLSGNRQNQQLIDFSDFLLSARSGGIISVEIKDNNVISGLTKNGTNFTTNAPNYPDLVKELDNAGVRIKVKAGDNMKTSLIAALISWLPFILIIAVWVYFLKKMGKGNNNPLSFGRSKAKMYMSKDTKITFKDVAGVDEAKDEIMELVDFLRAPDKFKKLGGKIPKGCLLVGNPGTGKTLLAKAIAGEAQVPFFSISGSDFVEMFVGVGASRVRDLFEQAKKNAPAIIFIDEIDAVGRHRGAGVGGGNDEREQTLNQLLVEMDGFQENEGVIIIAATNRPDVLDKALLRPGRFDRQITVPNPDIKGRKKILKVHAKAVAIAPDVDLETIAKGTPGFAGAELQNLVNEAALHAARHNKKMVTMKDFEYAKDRILMGSERRSMVMRDEEKKLTAFHEAGHAIVTVFSAASDPIHKATIMPRGSALGMVMRLPENDKLSMTTEALKADIAVAMGGRVAEEIVFGKDKITSGASSDIQQATKLSKMMVLKWGMSEAIGPVLHEMNQEDFISNDKANLIDEEIKKLVEEGYATATKLIKKHLKKLNLLAEALIEYETLSGEEIKLIVAGKKIRTAKKESSKKTNTKKTSLNITEGTA
- the rsfS gene encoding ribosome silencing factor, whose translation is MNTLNKQEINDLKTKILENLDESKAKDVLAIDLDGKSDLCSYMIIASGTSDRHVMSIAEKLILELKQKNNEVPYSAEGVTEGKWALIDTSAIAVHVFHPEVREYYDLESLWYKPNSRNKLDN
- a CDS encoding TIGR02186 family protein, with the translated sequence MKKIIALILIYFYLAPAINAKPIDSDLSQNQILIDTSFQGQKIFLFGARNLAGDILVIVRGPKKNFIVRKKEKFAGIWLNKKQMKFYDVNSFYDYYTSFPLSNINNELLFKNLNIGIENLALNYSGEAHLEELSNFKGAILEERISNKLYKKAPDNISFMGDTLFKTNLTFPKKIPYGIYNVEIYLINDHKITGMQTIPIEVKKTGFEAFIYNMAHESSLLYGIICVLAAIFAGWFASMIFWKV
- a CDS encoding sulfite exporter TauE/SafE family protein, encoding MEIYLPIAEMPINILLLLMAGFGAGILSGLFGIGGGFIMTPLLIFMGVPPTVSVASSANQIIASSFSGFITHARRRNVDFKMGYILIIGGFIGSSLGIMIFKWLKSFGQIDLVISLSYIIILGSIGLSMGVESVRSVLNIKAVKKDFSRKDKLFASLPFKVKFPRSKLEISLIIPITVSILAGMLVSIMGIGGGFIMIPAMIYIIGMPTSIVVGTSLFQVIFITSNVTILHAITTNSVDIILAGILLASSVVGAQFGTRLGVYFPADKLRVLLAFMVLAVVFRLTYGFLVEPTNPFEVIVF
- a CDS encoding glutathione metabolism protein, whose amino-acid sequence is MFWTSCYAAILGIIYIKLSFAVIKLRKKENIDINSDKQDQHLILKIRAHANFNEYVPFALILIFLAENNGAGYLFIHLAGASLLIGRSLHAYSLNKEPIKMLPRKLGMYLTFFSIICGSFANLYILFLGSM
- the tatA gene encoding twin-arginine translocase TatA/TatE family subunit, coding for MSLGIWQLLIILLIVIILFGGGRVSKIMTDFAKGIKSFKKELKEEGKDSATAKIQKKKSTQK
- a CDS encoding aminodeoxychorismate/anthranilate synthase component II, which produces MYLLIDNYDSFTYNVVHYLNEIGAETVIYRNDKISLNEISNLKPQGIFISPGPATPNEAGICLDLIAEFKNKIPIFGICLGHQAIAQVFGGKVIKANIPMHGKISKIQHKNQGVFKDLPNDFAATRYHSLIVERATLPTELVITAETEDGTIMGLKHQDMPIESVQFHPESIGTEHGKKLLQNFIEIYN
- a CDS encoding cell division protein ZapA, whose translation is MEIIAINIGNRSYKISCAAGEENKINKLAAKLNQRYKKLETNLGNKASADMILVIIGLMLEDEVATNNLADTKELKNENKSKIKDISTRIDGIIENLTDLQ